In the genome of Synechococcus sp. CB0101, the window CCAACCGTTGGGTCACGCCATAGGCCACCCCAAAGCAGAGGCCTGCCACCAGGGGCCCCTTCCAAAGGGGCTGAGGCCGAGGCTGGGTTGGCTGCAACACCCGGGCCATGCGGCCAGCGCAAGAGGGCCAACTCTAAGCAGCACAACCCGGAAGGGTCTGGAAGCCACCCCGGGCGCGAGCCCAGGGCATGCAGAAATTGCATAAACGAAGCCCGCGTGTGTTGAAGCAGCCAACAACACAAGGGACGACAGTCCCCGCCTCTTAATTTCGGCAGGGTTGCGTGACGGAGGCAATCGTGATTTCGCTCGACTGCCTCGCCGCGCTCGATCACTTGATCTGGTTGCGCACCGGCCAACGGGCAGCCGATGCCCTTGCCTGCGCCCAGCCCACCGTGAGCCGCAACAGCCGCAAATGCCTCGAGGTGTTTGGGCTGGAGCTGGCGCGCAGCCGCGGCGAGTGGCGCCTGATTGGCGACACGGAGCTGATCAACCTGGAGCGACGCGTGCACCAGCAATGGCGCTGGAGCCGTGATTTCACCCTGCGACTGGAAGCGCAGCATTGGTCAGCGCCAGGTCTGGATGGCCTGGCCCTGGACAACTGGCAGCGCGGCAACTTCAACCAACTCGATTACGAGCAACCCCTGGCGCTCTTGCAAGACGGGGTCATCGACGCCTGGATCTGCTCAGCACCCGATGCACCGCTGCGCGATGGCCTCAAAGGCCTGCGGTTGACGACCATGCCGATGCACCTGATGGTGCCGGTGGGGCATCCCCTGGCGGAGCGGCGCGATGCCATCACCTGGGATGAGCTCCTCCCCTACCCAGTGCTGCCTCTACCGGGCGGCAGTTTCCCGATCTTCGAACGCGTGCTGCGTGACTGCGGGTTATTGCCCAGCGCGGCCCGAGAAGCAGCGATGAAACAAGCGCCGTGGTTTGGCCAGATTCCCGTGGAAGCGATGCTGATTGGCTATTCCTCCCCGCTCACCCTGCATCTCTACGGCGATGACTGGGTTCGGCTGCCCCAGCAACTACCCGTTG includes:
- a CDS encoding LysR substrate-binding domain-containing protein, whose amino-acid sequence is MTEAIVISLDCLAALDHLIWLRTGQRAADALACAQPTVSRNSRKCLEVFGLELARSRGEWRLIGDTELINLERRVHQQWRWSRDFTLRLEAQHWSAPGLDGLALDNWQRGNFNQLDYEQPLALLQDGVIDAWICSAPDAPLRDGLKGLRLTTMPMHLMVPVGHPLAERRDAITWDELLPYPVLPLPGGSFPIFERVLRDCGLLPSAAREAAMKQAPWFGQIPVEAMLIGYSSPLTLHLYGDDWVRLPQQLPVEVGDVLMVREPYTDHPRTQSLFNQLIDHIAQLAAHHPDVVLHRQPVAYVV